In Sphingomonas sp. M1-B02, the sequence GCTACCCGGTTCCCCAGCGGCTGATCATCTCGGGGCTGATGAACTATGTCTATGAGGGCCCCTTCGCGCTGCTGACCACGCTCAAGGTCCCGGCCGACGCCCGCGCCGGCCGGCCGCTGCCGGTGCGGGTGAAGCTGGAGTATCTGGTCTGCACCGATCAGATCTGCGTCCCCGAAAAGGCCGAGCTGGCGACGGTGCTGACCGTCGGCGACGGCGCGCTGCCCGCCGATCGCCGCGCGCGGTTCGACGCGTGGCGCGGTGCGCTTCCCCGTCCCTTGGGCACGCAGGCGACCTACCAGCTCGACGGCAAGACGCTCCGCCTCGCGGTCCCCTTCCCCGCCGCCGCGACCACCACGGGCGAAGGCTATTTCTTCCCGCTGACCGACGCCGCGATCGACTATGCCGCGCCCCAGCGCGTCGTCCGGGACGGTGACCGCATCGTGGTCGAGGCCCCGGCCAAGCGGCCGAGCGGCACGATCGAGGGCGTGCTGGCGTTCGGCACGCAGGGGTTCGCGCTCAGCGCCGTCGCCGGAACCGTACCCCCCGCCTCCGCTTCCGCGCAGGCGGAGGACGGCTGGCTCTGGGCGGCGCTGGCGGCCTTTGCCGGCGCGGTGCTGGGCGGGCTGATCCTCAACATCATGCCCTGCGTCTTCCCGATCCTGAGCCTCAAGGCGCTGAGCCTTGCCAAGGCGAATGACGGCGAAGGCAATCCGCGCGGCGAGGCGCTGGCCTATACCGCGGGTGTCGTTCTCACCTGCCTGGCGCTGGGCGGCGCCTTGCTCGCGGTGCGCGCGGGGGGATCGGCGGTCGGCTGGGCGTTCCAGTTGCAGGATCCCCGCGTCATCCTGCTGTTGCTGTTGCTGGTGACAGGCATCGCCTTCAACCTCGCCGGGCTGTTCGAGCTGCCGACCCCGCGCTTCGTCAACCGTGCCGCCAACCGCGGCTCGGGCGGCGCCTTCCTCACCGGCGCGCTCGCCGCCTTCGTCGCGACGCCCTGCACCGGGCCGTTCATGGGCGCGGCATTGGGCGCCGCGCTGATCCTGCCCTGGCCCGCCGCGCTGGCGGTGTTCGGAGGGCTGGGGCTGGGCATAGCCCTCCCCTTCCTCCTGCTCGGCTTCGTCCCCGCGCTGCGCCGGCGCCTGCCAAAGCCCGGCGCGTGGATGGATCGCCTGCGCCGCATCCTCTCAGTCCCGATGTTCCTCACCGCGCTCGCGCTCGCCTGGGTGCTGGGGCGGCAGGCTGGAGTGGACGGCATGGCGATCGGGCTTGCGGCGGCATTGCTCGCCACGCTCGGCCTGTGGTGGGCCGGACGGCGGCAGGCGCGTGGGCTCGACCGCGCCTGGTTGCCCGCCCTGCCGCTCCTGGTTGCAGCCGTCGCGGCTCTTGCCTTGGTCCACCCCGCCCCCGCCGAGACCCGCCCCGCCGGCAATGCCGAGGCGTTCAGCGAGGCGAAACTGGCCGAGCTCCAGCGCCAGCGCCGCCCGGTCTTCGCTTATTTCACCGCCGACTGGTGCGTCACCTGCCAGGTCAACGAGAAAGCCGTGATCGAGACCGAAACGGTCACCCGGGCGCTCGCCGACGCCAAGGTCGCGGTGCTGGTGGGCGACTGGACCGACGGCGATCCGGTGCTCGGCCGCTTCATCGAAAAGCATGATCGCGCAGGCGTTCCGCTTTATCTCTGGTACAAGCCCGGCGAAGCTACGCCGCGCGTCTTGCCCCAAATCCTCACGCAGGCGATGCTGCGCGACCTCGCCGCCGGGGGCTGACCAACCGCACGCCCACTTGTGCGACGCAGCAAAGCGTTGCAGCATGGAACTTGCAGACGGGTTGGGTAATTGGGAGCCTTGATGGCAACACGGGGCGCGTTCGACGAAATCTGGGGAGAGGGCGGCCCCGACACACCGCGGCCGGAATTTGCCGCGCTTTCGAAATGGGTGGCGGATACGCCAGTCACCGAACTTCAGCGCCGCCAGCAATCGGCGGAGGCCGCATTCCGCCAGTTGGGCATCACTTTTGCCGTCTATGGCGACAGCGACGCCGCCGAGCGGATCATCCCGTTCGACATCGTGCCCCGGGTGTTCCTGCAGAGCGAGTGGACCCGGCTCTGCGCGGGTCTTGTCCAGCGAGTCGAAGCGATCAACGCCTTCCTCGAGGATATCTATGGCGAGCGCCGGATCCTGAAGGAAGGGCTGATCCCGCCCGAGCTGATCTATCGCAACGAACAGTTCCGGCCCGAAGTCGCCGGCATCCGCCCGCCGCACGGCGTGTGGGCGCATATCTGCGGAATTGACCTCGTCCGCACCGGTCCGGATGAATTCTTCGTGCTCGAGGACAATGCCCGTACCCCTTCGGGCGTGTCCTACATGCTCGAAAATCGCGAGGCGATGATCCGGCTCTGCCCCGAACTGTTCCGCGATTTCCGCGTGGCGCCGGTGGACAGCTATCCGGACATGCTGCTCGAGACGATGCGCTCGGTGGCGCCGGGCAACAATCCCAAGCCGGTCTGCGTCGTGCTGACGCCCGGCCATTTCAACTCGGCTTATTACGAGCATAGCTTCCTGGCGGATTCGATGGGGGTCGAGCTGGTCGAGGCGGCCGACCTGGTGGTCGACGACGACGTGGTCTGGGTCCAGACGATCGCCGGCCGGGTGAAGGTCGACGTGATCTATCGCCGGATCGACGACGATTATCTCGATCCGCTCACCTTCCGCGCCGATTCGATGCTGGGCGTGCCCGGACTGATCGCGGCCTATCGCGCGGGCAATGTCGCGCTGATCAATGCCCCCGGCAACGGCATCGCCGACGACAAGGCGATCTACAGCTACATGCCCGAGATCGTCCGCTTCTATTCGGGCGAGGAGGTGAAGCTCCCCAACGTCGAGACCTTCCGCTGCCGCGAGCCGCAGATGCTGCAATATGTTCTCGACAATCTCGAGAAGCTGGTCGTCAAGCTGGTCGATGGTTCGGGCGGCTACGGCATGCTGGTCGGCCCTACCGCGACCAAGGCGCAGATCTCCGATTTCCGCGCGGCGCTGATCGCCGAGCCGCACCGCTACATCGCCCAGCCGACGCTGGCGCTTTCCACCGTGCCGACGATGGCGGAGTCGGGCCTGGCCCCGCGCCACGTCGATTTCCGGCCCTTCGTGCTGACGGGGAGCAAGGGCGTCAACGTCGTCCCCGGCGGGCTGACCCGCGTCGCGCTGCGCGAAGGATCGCTAGTGGTGAATTCGAGCCAGGGCGGTGGGACCAAGGACAGTTTCGTGTTGCTCGACGACAATGTGCCCGAGGTGGCGCAGTCGCAGTCGCAGAGCCAGTCGCAATGAGCGGGCCGCACCTTATCCTCCCCGTGCCGGGGAGGATCAGCATGCTGATGCTCTCCCGCACCGCGTCGGCGCTCTACTGGCTCGGCCGCTATGTCGAGCGCGCGGATTTCATCGCGCGGCTGGTCGAGGCCACCGTCCGTCTCGACGCGCTTTCCGCGCGACCCGCGGGCGAGGCCGCCTGGCAGAGCGCGCTGGCCGTCACCTATACCGACGAGGCCTTCGCTGCGACCGGCCAGGCGATGACCCAGGCCAATGTCGCGCGCTTTCTCACGCTCGATGCCAGCCACCCGGGATCGATCGTCCGCTGCCTGGAGCTGGCGCGCAACAATGCCCGCGCAGTCCGCACCGCGCTCACCCGCGACGCCTGGACCGCGATCAACCGCGCCTGGTGGCTGTTCCAGAGCCGCACCTCCACCGGCGGTGCGACCCAGACGCTCAATCTGGTCGAGCAGGTCAAGGGCGAGACCCGTGGCTTCGAAGGCTCGATCCACCGGATGATGCGCAACGAGGCGACCTGGCTGATCCAGCTCGGCGCCGCCGTCGAGCGCGCGGACAACACCGCAAGGCTGGTCGACGTCAAATATCATCTGCTGCTGCCCAAGGGCGAGCGTGTCGGCGGCGCGGTCGACCGCGATCAGTGGACGACGATCCTGCAGACCGTCTCGGCGGTCACCGCCTATCGCTGGCTCTACAGCGAGGGGCTGCGGCCTTCCAACGTGATCGACCTGCTGATCAATCGCTTCGAACTGCCGCGCAGCCTCGCCGCCTGCGTCGAGGAAGCGGTCGGGCTCCTCAGCCAGCTCGCCAAGCGCACCGGGCTGCAGGGCGAGGCGGATCGGATGGCGCGCGCGCGAATGGCGCGGATGCAGAAGACGCAGACCTCGCAGGTGATCGTCAGCGGGCTGCACGAATATCTGAAGGCCTTCATCAGCGAGAATGCGATGCTCGACGCCGCGATCGCCCGCCAGTTCAGGTTCATTTAGGCAGCATCATGCGCATCGCGATCGATCACCGCACGCTTTACCGCTTCAGCAAGCCGCAGGCGCGGATCATCCAATTGCTGCGGCTCACCCCTTGCGACACCCAGGACCAGACGGTGGTGAGCTGGATGGTCGGCGTCGATTGCGACGCGCGGCTGCGCGAGTCGCATGACGGCTTCGGCAACAAGGTGACGATGCTCTATGCCGACGGGCCGATCGAATCGCTCGAAATCAGCGTGACCGGCGAAGTCCTCACCAATCGCACCTCGGGTGTCGTCCACGGGTCGTCCGAGCCGCTGGCACCCATCGTCTATCTTCGCCCCACCCCGCGCACCACTGCCGGCGACGGCCTGCCCGATTTTGCGACGGAGAGCATATCGGGGGCCCGCGATCCGCTCGATTGCATGCACCGGCTCAACGCGGCGCTGCACAAGCGCTTCCCCTGCGCGCCCGACGCGCCCGACACCGGGGTGACCGCGGCGGAAGCCTTCATGGCGGGCAAGGCAACTTCGCGCGACGTGGCCCAGATGTTCATCGCCGCCGCGCGCAGCCTGGAAGTGCCGGCCCGCTACGTATCGGGCTATCGCATAGACGACACGACCCACATCGCGCCCCACGCCTGGGCCGAGGCCTGTGTCGAGGGCCTCGGCTGGGTTGGGTTCGATCCGGTCACGGGGCTATCGCCCGACGACAGCTATGTCCGGGTGGCGGTCGGCCTCGACGCCGCCGGCGCCGCATCGATCGCGGGCACCCGGATCGGACATGGCAAGGAAGAGCTCGATGTCGATTTGAACGTCGATCGGGTCAGCGGCGAGGAATAGGATCATGCCTCATCCAATCGCCTAGAAACTCCATTCCGGCGAAGGCCGGGGCCTTCGACGGAGTGGGTATCTCAAGGCGCGGAGCCGAAGCTCAAACCAGTTCGCGTACCCGCGCCGGCATCGGCATCGCGAACTCGACATCATCGTCGGTCAGCAGCGACCAGCCATTGGGGCCGAGCACCTCGATCGGGCGATAGCGCGTCTTGTAGGCCATGCGCTGCGAGCCCTTCACCCAATAGCCGAGATAGACATAGGGCAGCCCCGCCGCGCGGGCGCGCAGGATGTGGTCCATGATGATGTAATTGCCCAAGCCCGGGCGGCTGTCGCCCTCCGCCTGGAAGAAGCTGTAGATCATCGAGAGGCCATCGGCCTGCTGATCGGTGATGCAGGCGCCGACCAGGCGGCCCGGCACGCCGTCCACGCTCGGCTCGCGATATTCGATCACATAGGAGCTGACCGGCGATTGCTCGACCATGTCGGCATAGTCGCTGTCGTCCATCGCCGCCATGCCGCCGCCCGGGTGGCGCGCCTTCAGATAGCGGTGGAGCAGCGCATATTGCTCCTCGGTCGCCCAGGGCTTGCACGCGGTGACTTCGAGGTCGGAATGGCGCTTGAGCAGCTTGCGCTGGGTGGCGTTGGCGACGAACTGATCGGCGACCACGCGCACCGACACGCAGGCGGTGCAGCCCGCACAACTCGGCCGATAGGCGACCGACTGGCTGCGGCGAAACCCGATCCGCCCCAGCGCATCGTTGAGCTCGCCGGCATGCAGCCCGCTCAGTTCGGTGAAGATCTTCCGCTCCTGCCGGCCCGGCAGATAGGGGCACGGGCTCGGACTGGTCACGAAGAATCGCGGGAAACGGGAAAGTGCAGTCACCGCGTCGGAGTCCCCTGCTGAGCCCGCCGAATGGGCCTCTCGACACGACTATGGAGCGGGATTCATACGATGAAAAGCGGCTTTACCATGAAAGAGAGTTAACGATTAAGGCTTGCCGGAATCGACGGAAAACGCCGGTCCGGGCCGTTCCGCGATGGCACGCGAAGCGGCGGGATTTACCCTGTTTACGCAAGCCCGAGCGGCGCGCAGCCGCAGTCCCAACCCTGTTCGAGCGCGACTATATCGCAGCGCCGGACTCGCGTGAATCCCGCCGCGACTCGGTTCGCCGCGCCTGCGATTCGCTTCGTCAGATTGTCGGGAAGTCGCTCAGGCCAGTTCGACCTGGCTCACTTCATATTGCGCGCGGCGCAGCGCGGTCATCAGCCGATCGAGATGGTTGCGATCGCGCGTTTCGCATTCGATGTCGGTGATCAGCCCCTTCGCCGGCAGCGTCGTGAAGACGCGTTGGTGATAGACTTCGATGATGTTGACGCCCTGCTCGTGGAAGATGCGCGCGACATGATAGAGCGCGCCGGGGCGGTCCTGCAGCCGGATGCGCAGCCGCGCCAGGCGGCCCGAGCGGGCGAGATCGCGCAACAACACGTTGGCGAGGAGCCGCGTGTCGATATTGCCACCGCACAGGATCGTGCCGACGACCTTGCCGTGGAAGCGCTCAGGCTCGGCAAGCAGCGCGGCCAGCCCCGCGGCGCCCGCGCCCTCGACCACGGTCTTCTCGATCTGGAGGAGCAGGCTCACCGCCTCCTCAAGCCGCCGCTCGCTCACCAGCACGATATCGTCGACCAGCGCCTCGACCATCCGCGACGTGATCACCCCCGGCTCCTTGACCGCGATCCCCTCGGCCAGCGTATCGCCGGCGCAGGGCATGTCGGTATGGTGTATGCGGTTGTACATCGAGGGGAACAGCTCGGCCTCGACCCCCACGACCTCGATCTGCCGGCCCGATGCCCGCGCAACCGTGGCCGAGCCCGAGATCAGCCCGCCGCCGCCGATCGGGATCACCAGCGTGTCGATCTCGGGCACGTCCTCGAGCATTTCGAGCGCCGCGGTGCCCTGCCCGGCGATGACGCGGACGTCGTCGAACGGATGGACGAAGGCATAGCCATGCTCGGCCTCCAGCTCGCGCGAATGGGCATAGGCCGCGTCATAGGTCTCGCCGTGGAGGATGACGTTGGCGCCATGCCCCTCGGTCTGGGTGATCTTCACCGTGGGCGTATTCTTGGGCATCACGATCGTGCTGGGGATCCCCAGACGGGTGGCGTGATAGGCAAGGCCCTGCGCATGATTGCCCGCCGATGCCGCGATCACGCCCTTGGCGCGCACGCTGTCGTCGAGCTGGAGCAACGTGTTGAGCGCGCCGCGCTCCTTATAGGCCGCGGTGAACTGGAGATTCTCGAACTTAAGATAGACGGTCGCGCCGGTGAGGTCGGACAGCGTCTTGCTGATCAGCGTCGGCGTTCGCACCACCGAGCCGGCAATGCGCTGGGCTGCTGCGCGGACGTCGTCGATCGAAACGGGGAGCGGCGCGGTCGCCGGAGCTGCTTTGGTGGCCATAGTGGTGCGGACCTAGACCATCTGGCGCGGCGGGGGAACAGGCCCTATGCGCGATAGCCTATGCCCAGAATGAACCGCCTCGCCCGCCTGCTGGCTCCTTTGCTTGCGCTCTCCGCGCTGTTCCTCGCCCCCGCGGCGCGGGCCGATGCGCTGATCGACAATGTCAACGGCATCACCCTGGACGAAAAGGGCCAGGTCGTCCGCTTCACCGGGCTGATGATGAACCGCGACGGCAAGATCAGCCTGCTGCTCAAGAGCGGCGAGCGCCGCCCCAAGAAAGTCGACTGGAAGATCGACATGGGCGGCAAGACGCTGGTCCCCGGCATGATCGACGGGCATGGCCACGTCATGGGGCTGGGCATGCAATTGCTCCAGCTCGATCTGTCGGAGACCAATTCGCTCGACGAGGCGCTGGCCAGGATCAAGGCCTATGCCGCCGCAAATCCCAACAAGTGGATCCTCGGCCGCGGCTGGAACCAGGAGCGCTGGAAGCTCGGCCGCTTCCCCACCGCCGCCGAGCTCGATTCCGCGGTCGGCGATCGTCCGGTCTGGATGGAGCGCGTCGACGGCCATGCCGGCTGGGCAAACAGCCGCGCGCTGGAGATGGCGGGCGTCACCGCCGTCAGCAAGGCGCCGACGGGCGGCCTGATCGAGCGCGGCCCCGGCGGCAAGCCTTCGGGCGTTCTGGTCGATGCGGCGATGGAGCAGGTGACCAAGATCATCCCCGCCCCCACCCCGCGCGAGCGCAACGCGATCTTCCTCGCGGCGCAGGAACGGCTCCTCTCGATGGGCATCACCGCCGCGGCGGATATGGGCACCAGCGTCGACGATTGGCTCACCTATCGGCGGATGGGCGACATCAACCTGCTCAAGGTGCGGATCATGAGCTATGCCAGCGGCGTCGACACCGCGCTGACCATCGCCGGCCAGGGGCCCACGCCCTGGCTCTATGCCGACAGGCTGCGGATGGGCGGGATCAAGCTCTATGGCGACGGCGCGCTCGGCAGCCGCGGCGCCTGGCTCAAGGCCGACTATGCCGACGCGCCCGGCCAGAAGGGGCTCGGCTTCCTCAGCGACGATCAATTGCTCAACCTGATGATCCGCGGATCGATGGACGGCTTCCAGATCGCGGTCCATGCGATCGGCGACCGCGCCAACCAGCAGGCGCTCGACGCGATCGAGATCCTGTCGGAGACCTATAAGGACCGCCGCTGGCGCATCGAGCATGCCCAGGTGGTCGATCCCCGCGACATGGCCCGCTTCGGCAAGTTCGGCACGATCGCCTCGGTCCAGCCGGTGCATCAGACGTCGGACCGGACGATGGCCGAGGCGCGGCTCGGCGAAGCGCGGCTCGCCGGTGCCTATGCATGGCGCTCGATGCTGCAGAACGGATCGAAGCTCGCCTTCGGTTCCGACTTTCCGGTGGAGAGCCCCGATCCGTGGGCCGGCTGGGCGGTCGGCTTTACCCGTCAGGACGCGCAGGGCCAGCCGTTCGGCGGTTGGCGCCCGCAGGAAGCGGTGACTCGCGAACAGGCCTGGGCCGGCTTCACCACCGGTGCCGCTTATGCGGGCTTCGCCGAGGACAAGATCGGCCGCATCGCCGTGGGCATGCGGGCCGATTTCCTGATCCTCGACCGCGACCCTCTGCTCGCCTCGCCCGGCGAGCTGCGCGCGACGCAGGTGATCGAGACGTGGGTCGGCGGCGATCGGGCTTGGAAGAAGAAATAGTCGACCGCTCATGTACAACTGGTTCGATCGGACTCCCCTGCTCGCCGGGGCCAAATGGCGCGAGCGCGGGGTCGCCGCGATCGGCGCGGCACTCGGCATCGGGATTGCCGCCTGGATAAGCACGACATTCATGGGCGCCCCCGGGGCGGGGCTGCTGCTGGTCGCGCCGATGGGCGCCTCCGCGGTGCTGATCTTCGCGGTACCGTCGAGCCCGATGGCGCAGCCCTGGCCGGTGATCGCTGGCAATGTCGTCTCCGCGCTGGTCGGAATTGGCATCGCAAACCTGCTGGCGCACGGCGCGCTTGCCGCCGGCGTCGCGCTGTTCGCCGCGATCCTCGCAATGTCGGCGCTGCGCTGCCTGCATCCCTCGGGCGGCGCGACCGCCTTGCTCGCGATCCTCGGGGGACCCGCAATCGTCGCGCAGAGCTATGCCTTCGCGCTGGTGCCGGTCGGGCTCGACGCGATCCTGCTCGTCGGGGCGGGGCTCGCCTTCCATCGCATCTCGGGACACAGCTATCCGCACCGCGCCGCGCCGGTCGATATGCGACGCCTGACCGATGCCGACGTCGATGCCGCGCTGGCCGAGGCCGACGAAAGCTTCGACATCAGCCGCGAGGATCTGCGCGCGCTGCTCGAAGCCGCCGAGCGCCATGGCGACGCCCGCCGCGCGCGAAAGCCTCGCAAAGCCTAGCCTGCCCGCGCTAAAGGCCCGCCATGCTCCGCCTGACCGAACTCTCGCTCCCGCTCCACCATCCCGACGAGGCGCTCCCCGCCGCGATCTGCAAGCGGCTGCGCATCACCCCGCGCGAGCTGGTCAAATATGTCGTCGCCCGCCGCGCCCACGACGCGCGCGACAAGAACAACATCCAGTTGGTCTATTCGGTCGATATCAACGTGAAGAATGAAGACGCGCTGCTCGCCCGCTTCCGCAAGGACCGCAACCTCCAGCGCACCCCCAACACCCATTACAAGATCACCCCTTTGCCGCTCCCCGCCGGCGCACCGCGCCCGGTGGTGATCGGCGCGGGCCCGTGCGGGCTGATGGCGGCGCTGATCCTGGCGCAGATGGGGCTGAAACCGATCATCCTCGATCGCGGCAAGGTGGTGCGCGAGCGGACCAAGGATACCTGGGGCCTGTGGCGCAAGAGCATCCTCAACCCCGAGAGCAACGTCCAGTTCGGCGAAGGGGGCGCCGGCACCTTCTCCGACGGCAAGCTCTACAGCCGGATCAAGGACCCGCGGCATCTCGACCGCAAGGTGCTGACCGAGTTCGTCAAGGCCGGCGCCCCGCCAGAGATCCTCACCGAGGCGCACCCGCATATCGGCACCTTCCGCCTGGTGACGATGGTCGAAAGCATCCGCGCGACGATCGAGGAACTCGGCGGCGAATATCGCTTCGAGCATCGCGTGACCGGGCTGGACATCGACCAGGGCCGGATGCGCGGGCTCCACATCCACAATGGCGCCTATATCGAGGCGAGCCATGTCATCCTCGCGGTCGGCCACAGCGCGCGCGATACCTTCGCGATGCTCCATGAGGCCGGCGTATATGTCGAGGCCAAGCCCTTCTCGATCGGGGTGCGGATCGAGCATCCGCAGAGCTGGATCGACAAGGCGCGCTTCGGCGCCGACGCCGGCAATCCGATCCTCGGCGCCGCCGAATATCATATCTCGCACCACTGCCGGAACGGTCGCACCGTCTACAGCTTCTGCATGTGTCCGGGCGGCACCGTGGTGGCGGCGACCTCGGAGGAAGGCCGCGTCGCCACCAACGGGATGAGCCAATATTCGCGCAACGAGCGCAACGCCAATTCGGGTTTCGTCGTCGCGATCGATCCGGCGCGCGACTATCCGGGCGATCCGCTCGCCGGCCTGGCTTTCCAGCGCCACTGGGAGTCGGCGGCCTATGTCGCCGGCGGCTCGAACTATAAGGCGCCGGCGCAACGGCTGGGCGATTTCCTTGCCGGCCGCCCCTCGGAAACGCTGGGCTCGGTCGTCCCCTCCTATCGTCCCGGCGTCACCCCCACCGATCTCGCCGCCTGCCTTCCCGACTATGCGGTGGAGGCGATGCGCGAGGCGCTGCCCGTCTTCGGCAAGCAGATCCCCGGCTATGATCATACCGACGTGGTGATGACGGGGGTGGAGACGCGCACCTCGTCGCCGGTCCGCTTCACCCGCGGCGACGATTTCCAGAGCCTCAACACCGCCGGCCTGTTCCCCGCCGGCGAAGGCGCGGGCTATGCCGGCGGCATCCTCTCGGCCGCGGTCGACGGGATCAAGGTGGCCGAGGCGCTGGCGCAGAGCCTGGGGCGGTAATCGGTGCCCCGGCTGATCCTGTTCAACAAGCCTTATGGCGTGCTCTGCCAGTTCAGCAACGAGCGCACCGGCCCGCCGCGGCCCACGCTAGCCGATTTCATCGATTTGCCGGGCGTCTATCCGGCAGGCCGGCTCGATCTCGACAGCGAGGGGCTGTTGCTGCTCACTGACGATGGCCGGCTCCAGGCGCGGATCGCCGATCCAAAGTTCAAGATGGCCAAGACCTATCTCGTCCAGGTGGAAGGCGATCCCGACGAGGCGAGCCTGAACGCGTTGCGCAAGGGGGTCGTGCTCAAGGATGGCCCCACTCTTCCCGCCGAAGCCGAGCGCATCCCCACGCCCGATCTTTGGCCGCGCGACCCACCCGTCCGCTTCCGCAAGAGCGTGGCCGATTGCTGGCTCCGCCTCACGATCCGCGAGGGGCGCAACCGCCAGGTGCGGCGGATGACGGCGGCGG encodes:
- a CDS encoding circularly permuted type 2 ATP-grasp protein, which gives rise to MATRGAFDEIWGEGGPDTPRPEFAALSKWVADTPVTELQRRQQSAEAAFRQLGITFAVYGDSDAAERIIPFDIVPRVFLQSEWTRLCAGLVQRVEAINAFLEDIYGERRILKEGLIPPELIYRNEQFRPEVAGIRPPHGVWAHICGIDLVRTGPDEFFVLEDNARTPSGVSYMLENREAMIRLCPELFRDFRVAPVDSYPDMLLETMRSVAPGNNPKPVCVVLTPGHFNSAYYEHSFLADSMGVELVEAADLVVDDDVVWVQTIAGRVKVDVIYRRIDDDYLDPLTFRADSMLGVPGLIAAYRAGNVALINAPGNGIADDKAIYSYMPEIVRFYSGEEVKLPNVETFRCREPQMLQYVLDNLEKLVVKLVDGSGGYGMLVGPTATKAQISDFRAALIAEPHRYIAQPTLALSTVPTMAESGLAPRHVDFRPFVLTGSKGVNVVPGGLTRVALREGSLVVNSSQGGGTKDSFVLLDDNVPEVAQSQSQSQSQ
- a CDS encoding alpha-E domain-containing protein, with protein sequence MLSRTASALYWLGRYVERADFIARLVEATVRLDALSARPAGEAAWQSALAVTYTDEAFAATGQAMTQANVARFLTLDASHPGSIVRCLELARNNARAVRTALTRDAWTAINRAWWLFQSRTSTGGATQTLNLVEQVKGETRGFEGSIHRMMRNEATWLIQLGAAVERADNTARLVDVKYHLLLPKGERVGGAVDRDQWTTILQTVSAVTAYRWLYSEGLRPSNVIDLLINRFELPRSLAACVEEAVGLLSQLAKRTGLQGEADRMARARMARMQKTQTSQVIVSGLHEYLKAFISENAMLDAAIARQFRFI
- a CDS encoding threonine ammonia-lyase, with product MATKAAPATAPLPVSIDDVRAAAQRIAGSVVRTPTLISKTLSDLTGATVYLKFENLQFTAAYKERGALNTLLQLDDSVRAKGVIAASAGNHAQGLAYHATRLGIPSTIVMPKNTPTVKITQTEGHGANVILHGETYDAAYAHSRELEAEHGYAFVHPFDDVRVIAGQGTAALEMLEDVPEIDTLVIPIGGGGLISGSATVARASGRQIEVVGVEAELFPSMYNRIHHTDMPCAGDTLAEGIAVKEPGVITSRMVEALVDDIVLVSERRLEEAVSLLLQIEKTVVEGAGAAGLAALLAEPERFHGKVVGTILCGGNIDTRLLANVLLRDLARSGRLARLRIRLQDRPGALYHVARIFHEQGVNIIEVYHQRVFTTLPAKGLITDIECETRDRNHLDRLMTALRRAQYEVSQVELA
- a CDS encoding amidohydrolase, with product MNRLARLLAPLLALSALFLAPAARADALIDNVNGITLDEKGQVVRFTGLMMNRDGKISLLLKSGERRPKKVDWKIDMGGKTLVPGMIDGHGHVMGLGMQLLQLDLSETNSLDEALARIKAYAAANPNKWILGRGWNQERWKLGRFPTAAELDSAVGDRPVWMERVDGHAGWANSRALEMAGVTAVSKAPTGGLIERGPGGKPSGVLVDAAMEQVTKIIPAPTPRERNAIFLAAQERLLSMGITAAADMGTSVDDWLTYRRMGDINLLKVRIMSYASGVDTALTIAGQGPTPWLYADRLRMGGIKLYGDGALGSRGAWLKADYADAPGQKGLGFLSDDQLLNLMIRGSMDGFQIAVHAIGDRANQQALDAIEILSETYKDRRWRIEHAQVVDPRDMARFGKFGTIASVQPVHQTSDRTMAEARLGEARLAGAYAWRSMLQNGSKLAFGSDFPVESPDPWAGWAVGFTRQDAQGQPFGGWRPQEAVTREQAWAGFTTGAAYAGFAEDKIGRIAVGMRADFLILDRDPLLASPGELRATQVIETWVGGDRAWKKK
- a CDS encoding HPP family protein: MYNWFDRTPLLAGAKWRERGVAAIGAALGIGIAAWISTTFMGAPGAGLLLVAPMGASAVLIFAVPSSPMAQPWPVIAGNVVSALVGIGIANLLAHGALAAGVALFAAILAMSALRCLHPSGGATALLAILGGPAIVAQSYAFALVPVGLDAILLVGAGLAFHRISGHSYPHRAAPVDMRRLTDADVDAALAEADESFDISREDLRALLEAAERHGDARRARKPRKA
- a CDS encoding transglutaminase family protein, with protein sequence MRIAIDHRTLYRFSKPQARIIQLLRLTPCDTQDQTVVSWMVGVDCDARLRESHDGFGNKVTMLYADGPIESLEISVTGEVLTNRTSGVVHGSSEPLAPIVYLRPTPRTTAGDGLPDFATESISGARDPLDCMHRLNAALHKRFPCAPDAPDTGVTAAEAFMAGKATSRDVAQMFIAAARSLEVPARYVSGYRIDDTTHIAPHAWAEACVEGLGWVGFDPVTGLSPDDSYVRVAVGLDAAGAASIAGTRIGHGKEELDVDLNVDRVSGEE
- a CDS encoding protein-disulfide reductase DsbD family protein, with the protein product MAWLRYLLMSLAAWLTLGSAAAQAPHVRIELVAETDRPAPGSEVALAFAATPEKGWHAYWQNPGDAGLPARAEWNLPAGASAGDIRYPVPQRLIISGLMNYVYEGPFALLTTLKVPADARAGRPLPVRVKLEYLVCTDQICVPEKAELATVLTVGDGALPADRRARFDAWRGALPRPLGTQATYQLDGKTLRLAVPFPAAATTTGEGYFFPLTDAAIDYAAPQRVVRDGDRIVVEAPAKRPSGTIEGVLAFGTQGFALSAVAGTVPPASASAQAEDGWLWAALAAFAGAVLGGLILNIMPCVFPILSLKALSLAKANDGEGNPRGEALAYTAGVVLTCLALGGALLAVRAGGSAVGWAFQLQDPRVILLLLLLVTGIAFNLAGLFELPTPRFVNRAANRGSGGAFLTGALAAFVATPCTGPFMGAALGAALILPWPAALAVFGGLGLGIALPFLLLGFVPALRRRLPKPGAWMDRLRRILSVPMFLTALALAWVLGRQAGVDGMAIGLAAALLATLGLWWAGRRQARGLDRAWLPALPLLVAAVAALALVHPAPAETRPAGNAEAFSEAKLAELQRQRRPVFAYFTADWCVTCQVNEKAVIETETVTRALADAKVAVLVGDWTDGDPVLGRFIEKHDRAGVPLYLWYKPGEATPRVLPQILTQAMLRDLAAGG
- a CDS encoding arginyltransferase, yielding MTALSRFPRFFVTSPSPCPYLPGRQERKIFTELSGLHAGELNDALGRIGFRRSQSVAYRPSCAGCTACVSVRVVADQFVANATQRKLLKRHSDLEVTACKPWATEEQYALLHRYLKARHPGGGMAAMDDSDYADMVEQSPVSSYVIEYREPSVDGVPGRLVGACITDQQADGLSMIYSFFQAEGDSRPGLGNYIIMDHILRARAAGLPYVYLGYWVKGSQRMAYKTRYRPIEVLGPNGWSLLTDDDVEFAMPMPARVRELV